In Halorhabdus rudnickae, the following proteins share a genomic window:
- a CDS encoding DUF5518 domain-containing protein, translating to MGPIASTARDVETDTDTMSTPSFDRSLDWAIGGLLSVLGLLAALGGAALYFAVDRPEIATIIREGEFQSELLTETEAIDALVALGTWGGLGLVAAGGSIVLLGVAVIVVHGRARRDGQGTPRWILGVVGAIVNTVVSFIPLSPLLGGAAASYLSTDPEDSGVAAGTFAGLFTILPILITLLFVGVGLFTGLPDATAGAAVVVLVVSVILTIAYVVGLSALGGYIGRRIRA from the coding sequence ATGGGACCGATCGCATCGACCGCACGAGACGTCGAAACGGATACCGATACTATGTCGACCCCTTCCTTCGATCGGTCGCTCGACTGGGCGATCGGCGGACTTCTGAGTGTTCTGGGTCTCCTGGCTGCCCTCGGCGGCGCGGCACTGTATTTCGCCGTCGACCGCCCGGAAATCGCGACGATCATTCGGGAAGGGGAGTTCCAGTCCGAGCTACTCACTGAGACAGAGGCGATCGACGCGCTAGTTGCGCTCGGGACGTGGGGCGGTCTCGGTCTCGTCGCTGCCGGTGGTTCGATCGTGCTGCTCGGTGTCGCCGTCATTGTGGTCCACGGTCGGGCTCGACGCGACGGCCAGGGGACGCCACGGTGGATCCTTGGCGTGGTCGGCGCGATTGTTAACACCGTAGTAAGCTTCATCCCACTTTCGCCGCTCCTCGGTGGGGCGGCCGCGAGCTATCTTTCGACCGACCCCGAGGACAGCGGCGTCGCGGCCGGCACGTTCGCCGGCCTGTTCACGATCCTCCCGATCCTCATCACCCTCCTATTCGTGGGTGTTGGGCTATTCACCGGACTTCCGGACGCGACTGCGGGGGCCGCCGTCGTGGTGCTCGTCGTCAGTGTCATCCTCACTATCGCCTATGTTGTCGGGTTGAGTGCTCTCG
- a CDS encoding RDD family protein: MTSNTHDRCGVGIRGVAMAIDSIVWIALFMIAVSAVGLATGELQTTSEGIETNLEGGPAAAGLALWLAVSILYHTLLEWRWGKTLGKYLVSIQVTRPDGSSPSFLGSLLRNVLRLIDWLPVFYLVGIVTVAVSKTDRRLGDRVGNTVVVRP; this comes from the coding sequence GTGACTTCAAACACACACGACAGGTGTGGCGTCGGCATTCGCGGCGTCGCGATGGCGATCGACTCGATCGTCTGGATCGCGCTGTTCATGATCGCCGTTTCCGCCGTCGGTCTGGCAACCGGCGAGTTACAGACCACGAGCGAGGGGATCGAGACGAACCTCGAAGGCGGGCCGGCCGCCGCGGGACTGGCGCTTTGGCTCGCTGTCTCGATTCTGTATCATACGCTGCTGGAGTGGCGGTGGGGCAAGACTCTCGGGAAGTACCTCGTCAGCATCCAGGTGACCCGCCCGGACGGTTCGTCGCCATCGTTTCTCGGGTCGCTTCTCCGGAACGTCCTCCGACTGATTGACTGGCTACCCGTCTTCTATCTGGTGGGGATTGTGACGGTCGCCGTCTCGAAGACGGATAGACGGCTCGGCGACCGGGTGGGGAACACAGTCGTCGTGCGGCCCTGA
- a CDS encoding PAS domain-containing sensor histidine kinase translates to MIRLAWATFGVVVLGTGALIAGRVARRHDQPGIVPYALLAVLLAGLSATIASSRSGVIPIELDAVSDLLLIGGYAFASLLWIAFVFEYTGRGPSITPRRWVGLALLGGLTVASTAITWAQQTDRIHAGLLGSISYLITFVLQVAVFSLGLLGVVLLVRSAVTYDDLPLGSAAAFVLAGVGITFLPITIGYGGLLAGELIYRVVFVQLAVVVGLFAWLTFGTGAFERGVAAGHLARETALDAMSDPVVVVDRRNRLIDINKAAAETFGVGAIRHRDQSLADVADVPEDLSEARSITLQTTLGQREFVVDRTGIDDTDGDVLGHAYRFRDVTDRETREQRIQVLNRVIRHNLRNDLDAIRGFAEPIRDGGLPVEESGQYFERIGSLATGVVDLADTVKRSERVLTDARLERNPCDLVAIARTVAETTTDAEVTIDAPDAVAIRSDRNAIELVLEELLENAVTHTDRETPSVTIRVHSTGDGGQIEVQDEGPGIPPEERAVLLEGAETPVRHGSGVGLWLVSWTVTRLGGSLSFEQPEPNGSVVIVDIPDLDAPNRPGTTDD, encoded by the coding sequence GTGATCCGGCTCGCCTGGGCCACTTTCGGCGTCGTCGTGCTCGGGACCGGCGCCCTGATCGCGGGGCGAGTCGCCCGTCGGCACGACCAGCCAGGGATCGTCCCCTATGCGCTACTGGCTGTTCTGCTCGCCGGATTGAGCGCGACGATTGCGTCAAGTCGATCCGGCGTGATACCGATCGAACTCGACGCGGTCAGCGACTTGCTCCTCATCGGGGGGTATGCGTTCGCCTCGTTGCTGTGGATCGCGTTTGTCTTCGAGTATACTGGCCGTGGGCCGTCGATAACGCCACGGCGCTGGGTCGGTCTGGCCCTTCTCGGCGGGCTGACAGTCGCGAGTACGGCGATCACCTGGGCCCAGCAGACAGACCGGATTCACGCGGGCCTGCTCGGGTCGATCTCGTATCTTATCACGTTCGTTTTGCAGGTGGCCGTGTTCTCGTTGGGCCTGCTCGGCGTGGTGTTGCTCGTGCGCTCGGCGGTAACCTACGACGATCTGCCGCTGGGCTCGGCGGCGGCGTTCGTGCTCGCGGGTGTTGGCATCACGTTTCTCCCGATCACGATCGGCTACGGTGGCCTGCTCGCTGGTGAGTTAATCTATCGCGTCGTCTTCGTTCAGCTTGCAGTCGTGGTCGGCCTCTTCGCCTGGCTCACGTTCGGAACCGGTGCCTTCGAACGGGGCGTTGCGGCGGGACATCTCGCCCGAGAGACGGCTCTCGACGCGATGTCCGATCCCGTAGTCGTCGTCGACCGGAGGAACCGGCTCATCGATATCAACAAGGCCGCAGCCGAGACCTTCGGCGTCGGAGCGATTCGACACCGAGACCAGTCTCTCGCCGACGTGGCGGATGTCCCCGAGGACCTTTCGGAAGCCCGATCGATCACGCTCCAGACCACTCTCGGGCAACGGGAGTTCGTCGTCGATCGGACCGGGATCGACGACACGGACGGCGATGTACTTGGACATGCCTACCGATTCCGGGATGTAACCGACCGCGAGACCCGCGAACAGCGCATACAGGTGCTCAACCGAGTAATTCGACACAATCTTCGGAACGATCTCGATGCGATCCGGGGTTTCGCAGAACCGATCCGCGATGGGGGACTCCCGGTCGAAGAGTCCGGACAGTACTTCGAACGGATCGGCTCGCTGGCGACCGGGGTGGTCGATCTCGCCGACACTGTCAAGCGATCTGAGCGTGTGCTGACGGATGCACGTCTCGAACGGAACCCTTGTGACCTCGTCGCGATTGCGCGGACAGTCGCCGAGACTACGACGGACGCCGAGGTCACGATCGATGCCCCGGACGCCGTTGCGATCCGGTCCGATCGCAACGCGATCGAACTGGTACTCGAGGAATTACTCGAGAACGCCGTGACCCATACCGACCGGGAGACGCCGTCGGTTACGATCCGCGTCCACTCGACGGGAGATGGTGGGCAGATCGAAGTGCAAGACGAAGGGCCAGGAATTCCGCCCGAAGAGCGGGCCGTCCTCCTCGAAGGGGCGGAGACGCCAGTCAGACACGGCAGCGGGGTCGGCCTCTGGCTGGTCTCTTGGACCGTGACGCGATTGGGCGGGAGCCTATCGTTCGAACAACCGGAACCGAACGGGAGCGTCGTGATCGTGGATATCCCTGATTTGGACGCACCGAACCGACCTGGGACGACTGACGACTGA